The nucleotide sequence AACGGTCTTGGCTTCCGCGGTTCCGCTGACGCGGTCCAGTTCTTTTTCCAGACGTCGTATGTCGGCATCGGACAACAAACGCGGCGGATCGTCGTCGGGGACGTCGATTGGTGCGATGTCGGTTTGCCCAACCGGCGTTTCGCGTTCGTCATGGATCGCGGTCGGTTGGACGGGACGTTCGGTATGGCTGGCGTCGTGACCCAGGGTCGAATCGGGCTTTGGCGGCAAAGCTTCGTCGTCGCCTTGGTACAGACGCAAATCGGGATTCGTCATGGCGTTTATCGGAACTGGTTTCCCGGTCGTTCAAAACTGATGCATCCGGGGGCGCCGGCGATTGCTGCCTTGATGGCACAGTCGTGGCGATCCCCATGCGGCGATCGGTCGTTGCCGCCGGTCGGGACGTGCCCGGGGCGACAACGGTGCGGCGACACCCGTTGGCGTCGCTGCCGCGGAGGCTAGCTACCAAACGGACTTCGATGGTCGCTAGGGCTTCCTGGGTATTTCCCGAAAATGGTTGGTCGGCGGCCGTTTTTCACGCCCGGAATCAATAGTTTTTTTGTCCATCCTGCGGCCCGGTCTAGCCGCCAAACGTCGTTTTTTGCGGGGTTTCCGCACGCCGGCCGGTCGTGATCATTTGCCCCCGCGATCGCTCTTGGCTCGGTTTCACGGATTCGACTAAACTTTTGCCGCAGACCTGCCGACCGGCCTGGTCCCCTGCGCAACGAACAAGCCGCATGATGTGGCTGGTGTACGGCGGGTCATCGGCGGCCGATGGTCGAAAAATTGGGAGGGATACCAATGCCGGGCGAATCATTTCGCTTCATTCACGCCAGCGACTTTCACCTCGAACGTCCTCTGGGCGATTTGGATCAGCTGCCGCCGCATCTGCGGGACGCACTGGCCGACGCACCACGATCGGCTGCTGCCGCGGTCTTTGATGCGGCGACCGCCGACAACATCGACTTTTTGGTGCTGTGTGGTGATCTGGTGAATCCTTCCACCGCCGGCCCGCACGCAATGGCGTTGCTGCTGGACGGTTTTGAAAAGCTGCACGCCAAGAAGACACCGGTCTTTTGGAGCGCCGGGGTGGCCGACGACCCACAACGTTGGCCCGATGCCGCACCGTTGCCGCCCAATGTGACGTTGTTCCCCAAGGATCGCGCCATCGCGGTTCCGGTCCAGCGCAGCGGCCGAACCATCTGCCACGTCATCGGGCGCAGCAGCGACGGACGCAGCACGTTGCATGTCCCTGGCTATCGCATTGATCCCGTCGATGAATTTACGGTTGCCATCGGGCACGGATCCGCGGAGGCCGCGGCCCTGGCCGAAGGCCATTTTGATTACTGGGCGTTGGGTGGGCGACACAACCGACAAGAAATCGAACAAGGGGCCAACGCCGCCGCCGTTCAGTGTGGAACACCACAGGGACGTTGCTTGCAGGAAACCGGACCGCACGGCTATTGCGTCGTCGATGTGGATTCGGACCAAACGACGCGGGTCCACCAAGTGGAATGCGATACGTTTCGATACTGTCACGAACAGATCGATGCATCGGAGGTGATTCAGGTCGGCACGCTGAAGAATCTGTTGGGCGAACGTATTGCCCGCCTGGCCCACGAAAACGGCGGACGTCAGTTGCTGATCGGCTGGGAAATCAACGTCGCCACCGCGGAGCATTTGTCGGCGATC is from Crateriforma conspicua and encodes:
- a CDS encoding metallophosphoesterase family protein, which codes for MPGESFRFIHASDFHLERPLGDLDQLPPHLRDALADAPRSAAAAVFDAATADNIDFLVLCGDLVNPSTAGPHAMALLLDGFEKLHAKKTPVFWSAGVADDPQRWPDAAPLPPNVTLFPKDRAIAVPVQRSGRTICHVIGRSSDGRSTLHVPGYRIDPVDEFTVAIGHGSAEAAALAEGHFDYWALGGRHNRQEIEQGANAAAVQCGTPQGRCLQETGPHGYCVVDVDSDQTTRVHQVECDTFRYCHEQIDASEVIQVGTLKNLLGERIARLAHENGGRQLLIGWEINVATAEHLSAIGDPDETLRWLRREYGHGTPAAWSIALTVNPPRQFPKSWNDEDTILGDFLRATAKHRENDSRELNLLPFTEEHEIGQPGGLPTTTSSLLAEIAASDRGRLLDQATLLGVDLLRGGKPQLVQKS